From one Mycolicibacterium sp. HK-90 genomic stretch:
- a CDS encoding DUF503 domain-containing protein codes for MWIGWLEFDLLLGDVHSLKQKRSVIRPVIAELHRRLAVSAAETGTHDLHRRAGIGVALVAADRAHVVAVLDTAERLVADRPELELLSTRRGLHHSDD; via the coding sequence ATGTGGATCGGCTGGCTGGAGTTCGACCTGCTGCTCGGTGACGTGCACTCGCTCAAGCAGAAGCGCTCGGTGATCCGGCCCGTGATCGCCGAGTTGCACCGCAGGCTCGCCGTATCGGCGGCCGAGACCGGAACCCATGATCTGCACCGCCGCGCCGGCATCGGCGTCGCCCTGGTCGCCGCCGACCGTGCCCACGTGGTCGCGGTGCTCGACACCGCCGAACGACTGGTCGCGGACCGGCCGGAACTCGAACTGCTCTCGACCCGCAGGGGCCTGCACCACAGCGACGACTAG
- a CDS encoding tRNA (adenine-N1)-methyltransferase, which translates to MSVAAKRPTGPFVVGDRVQLTDAKGRHYTMVLNPGGEFHTHRGIIAFDNVIGLPEGSVVKSTNGDQFLVLRPLLVDYVMSMPRGAQVIYPKDAAQIVHEGDIFPGARVLEAGAGSGALTCSLLRAVGPEGRVTSYEIRDDHAPTAERNVLTFFGERPENWDLVIGDLADYDGPEMDRVVLDMLAPWEVLPAVSKALVPGGVLMVYVATVTQLSRVVEALREQQCWTEPRAWESMQRGWHVVGLAVRPQHNMRGHTAFLVSARRLAPGAVAPIPLRKKRQIAVESQMAAESESGA; encoded by the coding sequence ATGTCCGTGGCAGCAAAGAGACCGACCGGACCGTTCGTCGTCGGCGACCGCGTGCAACTCACGGACGCCAAGGGCCGGCACTACACGATGGTGCTCAACCCCGGCGGTGAGTTCCACACCCATCGCGGCATCATCGCCTTCGACAACGTGATCGGCCTGCCGGAAGGCAGCGTGGTCAAATCGACCAACGGCGACCAGTTCCTCGTGCTGCGACCGCTGTTGGTCGACTACGTGATGTCCATGCCACGCGGTGCCCAGGTGATCTACCCGAAAGATGCCGCGCAGATCGTCCACGAGGGCGATATCTTCCCGGGCGCGCGAGTGCTGGAAGCCGGCGCCGGCTCCGGTGCGCTGACGTGCTCGCTGCTGCGCGCGGTCGGTCCCGAGGGCCGCGTGACGTCATACGAGATCCGCGACGATCACGCTCCCACCGCCGAGCGCAACGTCCTCACGTTCTTCGGTGAGCGCCCGGAGAACTGGGATCTGGTGATCGGCGATCTCGCGGATTACGACGGTCCGGAGATGGATCGGGTGGTGCTCGACATGCTGGCGCCCTGGGAGGTGCTGCCCGCGGTCTCCAAGGCCCTCGTCCCCGGCGGTGTGCTGATGGTCTATGTCGCCACCGTGACGCAGCTGTCGCGGGTGGTGGAGGCCCTGCGCGAGCAGCAATGCTGGACCGAACCGCGGGCCTGGGAGAGCATGCAGCGCGGCTGGCACGTGGTGGGCCTGGCGGTGCGCCCCCAACACAACATGCGCGGCCACACGGCGTTTCTGGTCAGCGCGCGCAGACTCGCGCCGGGTGCGGTCGCGCCCATCCCGCTGCGCAAGAAGCGCCAGATCGCAGTCGAGTCTCAGATGGCCGCCGAGTCGGAGTCGGGCGCCTGA
- a CDS encoding RecB family exonuclease, producing MSEEPTPAPRRPALSPSRAGDFKQCPLLYRFRAIDRLPEPRSTAQLRGSLVHAALEQLYGLPAAERVHDTALTLVEPAWEQVVAAEPELATAEYPATLLAEARALLSGYYRLEDPTRFDPQCCEHRLEVELADGTLLRGFVDRIDVAPTGELRVVDYKTGKAPPEARAQAEFKAMFQMKFYAVALLRSRGVMPARLRLLYLADGQVLDYSPAHEELLRFERTLMAIWQAIQMAGATGDFRPNPSRLCSWCAHQSLCPAFGGTPPPYPGWPESGAA from the coding sequence GTGAGTGAGGAACCGACCCCGGCGCCGCGCCGTCCGGCGTTGTCGCCGTCGCGGGCCGGTGATTTCAAACAGTGTCCGCTGCTGTACCGGTTCCGGGCGATCGACCGGCTGCCTGAGCCCCGGTCCACCGCCCAGCTGCGCGGATCACTGGTGCACGCGGCGTTGGAGCAGCTCTACGGGCTGCCGGCGGCCGAGCGGGTGCACGACACCGCGCTGACGCTGGTCGAGCCGGCGTGGGAGCAGGTGGTCGCCGCCGAGCCGGAGCTGGCCACCGCGGAGTATCCGGCCACCCTGCTGGCCGAGGCCCGGGCCCTGTTGTCGGGGTACTACCGCCTGGAGGATCCGACCCGCTTCGACCCGCAGTGCTGCGAGCATCGCCTCGAGGTCGAGTTGGCCGACGGCACGCTGTTGCGCGGTTTCGTCGACCGGATCGACGTCGCCCCGACGGGCGAGTTGCGCGTCGTCGATTACAAGACCGGCAAGGCTCCCCCCGAGGCGCGGGCGCAGGCCGAGTTCAAGGCGATGTTCCAGATGAAGTTCTATGCCGTGGCGTTGCTGCGCTCGCGCGGTGTGATGCCGGCCCGGCTGCGGCTGTTGTATCTGGCCGACGGCCAGGTACTCGACTACTCCCCCGCTCATGAGGAGTTGCTACGGTTCGAGCGCACGCTGATGGCGATCTGGCAGGCCATCCAGATGGCCGGGGCCACGGGTGACTTCCGGCCCAACCCGTCGAGGTTGTGTTCGTGGTGCGCGCATCAGAGTTTGTGCCCGGCGTTCGGTGGTACCCCGCCGCCGTATCCGGGCTGGCCCGAGTCAGGAGCTGCATGA
- a CDS encoding thioesterase family protein, producing the protein MIGCHYHRRGTDGEYQLFESTADTRSNWDPAIQHGSPPLALLTKSIEELTAGTGLRIGRLTLDILGAIPVAPVRVRSWVDRPGARISMVASEMEAARPDGSWRAVARVTAWLLAPSDTSDVVTDRFPPLVEGDAADVAHSWEGAPGYLESVSWRRQRTAEGESAVAWMSPLTPVVDDEETTAVQRLALVVDSANGIGAALDPQKFVFMNTDTSVHLHRLPEGSDFALRARGSIGPDGIGATTAEIFDRQGFIGTSAQTLLVMRVP; encoded by the coding sequence ATGATCGGATGTCACTACCATCGGCGCGGAACCGATGGTGAGTACCAGCTGTTCGAATCCACCGCCGACACCCGCAGCAACTGGGACCCGGCGATCCAACACGGCTCGCCACCGCTGGCACTGCTGACCAAGTCGATCGAGGAACTGACCGCGGGCACCGGCTTGCGGATCGGGCGGTTGACCCTCGACATCCTCGGTGCGATTCCGGTTGCGCCGGTGCGGGTTCGGTCCTGGGTGGACCGCCCGGGCGCACGGATCTCGATGGTCGCCTCGGAGATGGAGGCAGCCCGGCCCGACGGCAGCTGGCGGGCCGTGGCGCGGGTGACGGCCTGGCTGCTCGCCCCGAGCGACACCAGTGACGTTGTCACCGACCGCTTTCCGCCCTTGGTCGAGGGCGATGCCGCCGACGTGGCGCACAGCTGGGAAGGCGCACCGGGTTACCTGGAGAGTGTCTCCTGGCGGCGGCAGCGTACTGCCGAGGGCGAGTCGGCCGTGGCGTGGATGAGCCCGCTGACGCCGGTGGTCGACGACGAGGAGACGACGGCCGTGCAGCGGCTGGCCCTGGTGGTGGATTCGGCCAATGGCATTGGTGCAGCGCTGGATCCACAGAAGTTCGTCTTCATGAACACCGACACGTCAGTACATCTGCACCGGTTGCCGGAAGGCTCGGACTTCGCGTTGCGCGCCCGCGGCTCGATCGGGCCCGACGGTATCGGCGCGACGACGGCTGAGATCTTCGACCGCCAAGGGTTCATCGGCACCTCCGCCCAGACCCTGCTGGTGATGCGGGTGCCATGA
- a CDS encoding DinB family protein produces MIAELRRQFDLAWALTDLHLSALSDEDHLWEPGPLVWTVHQDSSGRWRPDFAEIEPDPIPVPTIGWLSWHIIFWWSGALADVDGQTPPAPTEIEWPGPGAAVQRIRVLSARWSGLLESLTDTDLLAPVTFPWGKDAGRSLGDMAMWLNIELTKNASEIGQLRLLRAAR; encoded by the coding sequence ATGATCGCCGAACTGCGCCGCCAGTTCGACCTGGCCTGGGCGCTCACCGATCTTCACCTTTCCGCGCTGTCCGACGAGGATCACCTGTGGGAGCCGGGCCCGTTGGTGTGGACGGTTCACCAGGATTCGTCAGGTCGGTGGCGGCCGGACTTCGCCGAGATCGAGCCCGACCCGATTCCCGTGCCGACCATCGGCTGGCTCAGCTGGCACATCATCTTCTGGTGGTCGGGCGCCCTGGCTGACGTCGACGGCCAGACACCACCGGCACCGACCGAGATCGAGTGGCCCGGCCCCGGCGCCGCAGTGCAGCGGATCAGGGTGCTGAGCGCCCGCTGGAGCGGCCTGCTGGAATCGTTGACCGACACGGATCTGCTTGCCCCGGTGACATTTCCGTGGGGCAAGGACGCCGGCCGGTCACTGGGCGACATGGCGATGTGGTTGAACATCGAGCTCACGAAGAACGCCTCGGAGATCGGTCAACTGCGCCTGCTGCGGGCCGCACGCTGA
- a CDS encoding helix-turn-helix transcriptional regulator, which yields MDVFEAVAEPSRRALLDALVDGERTAGELVATLPGLTQPTVSRHLRVLREVGLVEVRPDAQRRIYALRADGLVQIDEWIERYRHYWSDHLDALERHLKATHEETK from the coding sequence ATGGATGTGTTCGAGGCAGTCGCCGAACCCAGTCGCCGCGCCTTGCTCGACGCCCTCGTCGACGGTGAACGCACTGCCGGCGAGCTGGTGGCCACCCTGCCCGGGCTGACGCAGCCGACGGTGTCGCGGCACCTACGGGTGCTGCGTGAGGTCGGCCTGGTCGAGGTGCGGCCAGACGCCCAACGCCGCATCTACGCATTGCGCGCCGATGGCCTGGTGCAGATCGATGAGTGGATCGAGCGTTACCGCCACTACTGGAGCGATCATCTCGACGCCCTGGAACGCCATCTCAAAGCCACCCACGAGGAGACGAAATGA
- a CDS encoding SRPBCC family protein, translating to MTSREGKLIIEGDRAVLNFERRLPYPVDVVWAAITDPEQRNQWMGETTIDARDGGTIEMIPHSPPIPPQQKKMSGRIRVWDPPRVFEHEWNQRVLSAPEPGVVRYELIPDGDGTLLRFSHRGLTVSDGQGFHPGTHAYLDRLEAHLDGRPLPDWARRYQEVAQNLGTQWTP from the coding sequence ATGACCAGCCGCGAAGGCAAACTCATCATCGAGGGTGATCGGGCCGTGCTGAACTTCGAACGGCGCCTGCCCTACCCCGTCGACGTGGTGTGGGCCGCGATCACCGATCCCGAGCAGCGCAATCAGTGGATGGGCGAAACCACGATCGACGCCCGCGACGGCGGGACGATCGAGATGATTCCGCACTCGCCGCCGATCCCGCCACAACAGAAGAAGATGTCGGGCCGCATCCGGGTGTGGGACCCGCCACGGGTTTTCGAACACGAATGGAATCAGCGCGTGCTGTCCGCGCCCGAACCCGGCGTGGTGCGTTACGAACTCATCCCCGACGGCGACGGCACCCTGCTGCGGTTCAGCCACCGCGGCCTGACGGTCTCCGACGGTCAGGGTTTCCACCCCGGCACCCACGCCTACCTGGACCGCCTGGAAGCCCACCTCGACGGCCGGCCGTTGCCCGACTGGGCCCGGCGCTATCAGGAAGTCGCCCAAAACCTCGGCACCCAGTGGACCCCTTAG
- a CDS encoding flavodoxin family protein, whose product MPHNGIDIAAPTVAVIYHSGFGHTATLAEAVADGARDVGAAVTVVPIASMTEQDWDLLDTVDAMIFGTPTYMGNVSAGFQAFAEQTGRRCMEGTWRDKVAAGFTNSGGKSGDKLNTLSSLAVFAAQHHMHWVNLGLGPGWNTSFSSEDDLNRLGFFLGAGAQTNVDADPDQVHPSDARTCHHLGQRVALVTRQLNIGRSVSPAVSAPAAS is encoded by the coding sequence ATGCCACACAACGGAATTGACATTGCGGCCCCGACGGTCGCGGTCATCTACCACTCCGGTTTCGGCCACACGGCCACCCTGGCCGAAGCCGTCGCGGACGGGGCGCGAGACGTGGGCGCGGCGGTGACCGTGGTGCCGATCGCGTCCATGACCGAGCAGGACTGGGATCTCCTCGACACCGTCGACGCCATGATCTTCGGAACCCCCACCTATATGGGCAACGTCTCGGCGGGATTTCAGGCCTTCGCCGAGCAGACCGGCCGGCGGTGCATGGAGGGCACGTGGCGCGACAAGGTGGCCGCCGGCTTCACCAACTCCGGCGGCAAGAGCGGCGACAAGCTCAACACGTTGAGTTCACTGGCGGTGTTCGCCGCCCAACATCACATGCACTGGGTGAACCTGGGTTTGGGCCCGGGCTGGAACACCTCGTTCAGCAGCGAGGACGACCTCAACCGGCTCGGCTTCTTCCTCGGTGCCGGCGCCCAGACCAACGTGGACGCCGATCCCGATCAGGTACATCCCTCCGATGCGCGCACGTGCCACCACCTCGGGCAGCGGGTCGCGCTCGTGACGCGCCAGCTCAACATCGGCCGCAGCGTCAGTCCAGCGGTTTCAGCTCCTGCAGCATCGTAG
- a CDS encoding FAD-containing oxidoreductase — protein sequence MAPAQSFDAIVIGAGQAGPPLAGRLTAAGQSVAVIERKLVGGTCVNYGCIPTKTLVASAHAAHLARRGAEYGVGTSEVVIDMAKVKARKDSIMLADRRGVEDWLEAMDGATLIRGHARFVDPHTVDVDGQLLRAEQIFLNVGGRAVVPDFPGLDGIDYLTNVGILDLDQLPEHLVIVGGSYIALEFAQMYRRFGARVTVIEKGPRLTSREDEDVSAAIKDILEAEGIEVVVNATGIRFAKRDGGFEVTPRDGAEPIVGTDLLLAVGRAPNTDDLGLEHAGVETDKRGYIVVDDQLRTTVDHIWAMGDCNGKGAFTHTSYNDFEIVAANLLDNDPRRVSDRVTSYALYIDPPLGRAGMTIDQVRASGRKALVGKRPMTRVGRAVEKGETQGFMKVVVDAETEEILGAAILGVGGDEVVHAVIDVMTAKLPYTAISRTMHIHPTVSELVPTMLQELKPLD from the coding sequence ATGGCACCCGCGCAGAGTTTCGACGCGATCGTCATCGGCGCGGGGCAGGCCGGCCCACCGCTGGCCGGCCGGTTGACCGCGGCCGGGCAGTCCGTCGCGGTGATCGAACGCAAGCTGGTCGGTGGGACGTGCGTCAACTACGGATGCATCCCGACGAAGACTCTCGTCGCCAGCGCGCATGCCGCCCATCTGGCCCGACGGGGTGCTGAATACGGGGTCGGCACAAGTGAAGTCGTGATCGACATGGCGAAGGTCAAGGCTCGCAAGGACTCGATCATGCTGGCCGACCGCCGCGGCGTCGAGGATTGGCTTGAGGCGATGGACGGTGCCACCCTGATCCGGGGCCACGCCCGATTCGTCGATCCGCACACGGTCGACGTCGACGGTCAATTGCTGCGGGCCGAGCAGATCTTCCTCAATGTCGGTGGGCGGGCCGTGGTTCCGGACTTTCCCGGACTGGACGGCATCGACTACCTGACCAACGTCGGCATCCTGGATCTCGACCAGCTACCCGAACACCTGGTGATCGTGGGCGGCAGCTACATCGCGCTCGAGTTCGCGCAGATGTATCGGAGGTTCGGGGCGCGGGTCACGGTGATCGAGAAGGGGCCCCGGCTGACCTCCCGGGAGGATGAGGACGTCTCGGCGGCCATCAAGGACATCCTGGAAGCCGAGGGCATCGAGGTGGTGGTGAACGCCACCGGGATCCGATTTGCCAAGCGGGACGGTGGTTTCGAGGTGACGCCGCGCGACGGCGCGGAGCCCATCGTCGGCACCGACCTGCTGTTGGCAGTGGGACGCGCACCCAACACCGACGATCTCGGCCTGGAGCATGCCGGCGTGGAGACCGACAAGCGCGGCTACATCGTCGTGGACGATCAGCTGCGCACCACCGTCGACCACATCTGGGCGATGGGGGACTGCAACGGCAAGGGCGCGTTCACCCACACGTCCTACAACGATTTCGAGATCGTCGCCGCCAATCTGCTCGACAACGACCCGCGGCGGGTGAGCGACCGGGTCACGTCCTACGCGCTCTACATCGACCCGCCGCTGGGCCGGGCCGGGATGACCATCGATCAGGTGCGCGCATCCGGCCGAAAAGCGTTGGTGGGCAAGCGCCCGATGACCAGGGTCGGCCGTGCGGTGGAGAAGGGCGAGACCCAGGGTTTCATGAAGGTGGTGGTGGATGCCGAGACCGAGGAGATTCTCGGTGCGGCGATCCTGGGAGTCGGCGGCGATGAGGTGGTGCACGCCGTCATCGACGTGATGACGGCGAAACTGCCCTACACCGCGATCTCGCGCACCATGCACATCCACCCCACTGTCAGTGAGTTGGTTCCTACGATGCTGCAGGAGCTGAAACCGCTGGACTGA
- a CDS encoding DUF4126 family protein — protein sequence MTHFLVLLLALFIGVVAGLRAFTAPAAVAWAAALNWINLDGTWVEWLAHPVTVTVLTILAVVELVTDQLPKTPSRKSPVQFITRLITGAFAGAVIGTAWGYTYTALGGALVGAVIGTLGGYEARKRLVARNEGHDLPVALFEDAVAVLGGFAVAALTSIV from the coding sequence ATGACGCATTTTCTCGTTCTGTTGTTGGCGTTGTTCATCGGCGTGGTGGCCGGACTTCGTGCCTTCACCGCGCCCGCCGCAGTGGCCTGGGCCGCAGCCTTGAACTGGATCAACCTCGACGGCACCTGGGTCGAGTGGCTGGCGCATCCGGTCACGGTCACCGTGCTGACCATTCTCGCCGTGGTGGAGTTGGTCACCGACCAGCTGCCGAAGACCCCGAGTCGTAAGTCACCGGTGCAGTTCATCACCCGGTTGATCACCGGTGCCTTCGCCGGTGCGGTGATCGGTACCGCCTGGGGCTACACGTACACCGCGCTCGGCGGGGCGCTGGTCGGTGCCGTGATCGGCACCCTCGGCGGATACGAGGCACGCAAGCGTTTGGTCGCCCGCAACGAAGGTCATGATCTGCCGGTGGCCCTCTTCGAGGATGCGGTCGCCGTGCTCGGCGGTTTCGCGGTCGCAGCCCTGACCTCGATCGTGTAA
- the hisG gene encoding ATP phosphoribosyltransferase, whose protein sequence is MLRVAVPNKGSLSEAAAEILAEAGYRRRRDPKDLTVVDPANNVEFFFLRPKDIAIYVGSGELDLGITGRDLAADSDAPVRERLSLGFGNSTFRYAGPAGKEWTAQDLAGKRIATSFPNLVRKDLAAQGIEASVIRLDGAVEISIQLGVADVIADVVGSGRTLGLHGLVAFGAPLCDSEAVLIERDGAQGDDNAAARDQLTARVQGVVFGQQYLMLDYDCPRVVLDQATAVTPGLESPTIAPLADPDWVAVRALVPRRDVNAIMDEIAAIGAKAILASDIRFCRF, encoded by the coding sequence ATGTTGCGGGTCGCGGTCCCCAACAAGGGTTCGCTCAGCGAGGCAGCCGCCGAGATCCTCGCCGAGGCCGGATACCGGCGCCGGCGTGACCCCAAGGACCTGACGGTCGTCGACCCGGCCAACAACGTCGAGTTCTTCTTCCTGCGGCCCAAGGACATCGCGATCTACGTGGGTTCGGGCGAGCTCGATCTGGGCATCACCGGACGTGACCTGGCCGCCGATTCCGACGCCCCGGTGCGCGAACGCCTGTCGTTGGGGTTCGGCAACTCCACGTTCCGTTACGCCGGCCCGGCCGGCAAGGAGTGGACCGCGCAGGACCTGGCGGGCAAGCGGATCGCCACCTCGTTTCCGAACCTGGTCCGCAAAGACCTGGCGGCGCAAGGCATCGAGGCTTCGGTGATCCGGCTCGATGGCGCGGTGGAGATCTCGATCCAGCTCGGCGTGGCCGACGTGATCGCCGACGTGGTCGGTTCCGGCCGCACGCTGGGCCTGCACGGCCTGGTGGCATTCGGTGCGCCGCTGTGCGACTCGGAGGCCGTGCTGATCGAGCGTGACGGTGCCCAGGGCGACGACAACGCTGCGGCCCGCGATCAACTGACCGCGCGGGTGCAGGGCGTGGTCTTCGGTCAGCAGTACCTGATGCTGGATTACGACTGCCCGCGTGTGGTTTTGGACCAGGCGACGGCGGTGACGCCGGGCCTGGAATCACCGACCATCGCCCCGTTGGCCGACCCGGACTGGGTGGCCGTACGGGCTCTGGTGCCGCGCCGTGACGTCAACGCCATCATGGACGAGATCGCCGCCATCGGCGCCAAAGCGATACTGGCATCGGATATTCGGTTCTGCCGTTTCTGA
- a CDS encoding phosphoribosyl-ATP diphosphatase has product MKQFMPVKTFEALFAELSDIARTRPAGSGTAAALDAGIHGLGKKILEEAGEVWLAAEHESDESLAEEVSQLLYWTQVLMISRGLTLDDVYRKL; this is encoded by the coding sequence ATGAAACAATTCATGCCTGTGAAGACCTTCGAGGCCCTGTTCGCCGAACTCAGCGACATTGCGCGCACCAGACCTGCCGGTAGCGGCACGGCTGCCGCCCTTGACGCCGGCATCCATGGGCTCGGCAAGAAGATCCTGGAGGAGGCCGGTGAGGTGTGGCTGGCCGCCGAACACGAGAGCGACGAGTCGCTGGCCGAGGAGGTCAGCCAGTTGCTGTACTGGACGCAGGTGTTGATGATCTCTCGTGGCCTGACCCTCGACGACGTCTACCGGAAGTTGTGA
- a CDS encoding sugar porter family MFS transporter, with protein MTHGPVDDPASGLDYEESEHSGKVVRIASVAALGGLLFGYDSAVINGAVAALQDEFQINNVVLGSAVASALLGAAVGALTAGQLADRIGRRSVMKLAALLFLISAIGTAFATHIWLVVIFRIIGGLGVGVASVIAPTYIAETAPPRIRGRLGSLQQLAIVSGIFLSLSVDYLLAHLAGGSREELWLGLAAWRWMFLVMAVPAVVYGVLAYTIPESPRYLVAKFRIPEARKVLSMLLGEKNLEITIHRIEDSLKSETPPSWRDLLKPLAGGATSAGLTAWIRRYVWWLLLLFIVLAVVSVSSGLWLLAVVFLAVGVGVAVVSGLYGIVWVGLGLSIFQQFVGINVIFYYSNVLWEAVGFDESQAFVITVITSVTNIVTTLIAIALIDKIGRKPLLLIGSAGMAVTLGTMAVIFGTAPQIDGQPQLSGAAGPIALIAANLFVVAFGMSWGPVVWVLLGEMFPNRIRAAALGLAAAGQWVANWLITVSFPELRNVLGAAYGFYALCALLSFVFVWKWVAETKGKHLEDMHAEAMSA; from the coding sequence ATGACTCACGGACCGGTCGACGATCCCGCATCGGGCCTGGACTACGAGGAATCCGAGCACAGCGGCAAGGTGGTCCGGATCGCGTCGGTGGCCGCGCTCGGCGGCCTGCTCTTCGGTTATGACAGCGCGGTGATCAACGGGGCGGTCGCCGCCCTCCAGGACGAATTCCAGATCAACAACGTTGTTCTGGGTTCGGCGGTGGCCTCGGCACTGCTGGGCGCCGCGGTGGGGGCGTTGACCGCGGGACAATTGGCCGACCGCATCGGCCGGCGGTCGGTGATGAAGCTCGCCGCGCTGCTGTTCTTGATCAGCGCGATCGGTACCGCCTTCGCCACGCACATTTGGCTGGTGGTGATCTTCCGCATCATCGGCGGCCTCGGCGTCGGCGTGGCCTCCGTCATCGCGCCGACCTACATCGCCGAGACGGCGCCACCGCGCATCCGCGGCCGGCTGGGCTCGCTGCAGCAGCTGGCGATCGTGAGCGGCATCTTTCTCTCCCTGTCGGTCGACTACCTGCTCGCCCACCTGGCCGGCGGCTCCCGCGAAGAACTGTGGCTCGGGTTGGCCGCCTGGCGGTGGATGTTCCTGGTGATGGCCGTACCGGCCGTGGTGTACGGCGTTCTCGCGTACACGATTCCGGAATCGCCGCGGTACCTCGTCGCCAAGTTCCGGATTCCCGAGGCCCGCAAGGTGCTCTCGATGCTGCTCGGCGAGAAGAATCTGGAGATCACCATCCACCGGATCGAGGACTCGCTGAAGTCCGAGACGCCGCCGTCGTGGCGGGATCTGCTCAAGCCGCTGGCCGGCGGTGCCACGAGCGCCGGGCTGACCGCGTGGATACGGCGTTACGTGTGGTGGCTACTGCTGTTGTTCATCGTTCTCGCCGTCGTGTCGGTGTCGTCCGGATTGTGGCTACTCGCGGTGGTCTTCCTGGCGGTCGGCGTCGGAGTGGCCGTTGTCAGCGGGCTCTACGGCATCGTCTGGGTTGGCTTGGGGCTGTCCATCTTTCAGCAGTTCGTCGGTATCAACGTGATCTTCTACTACTCGAATGTGTTGTGGGAGGCCGTCGGATTCGACGAGAGCCAGGCATTCGTCATCACCGTGATCACGTCGGTGACCAACATCGTCACCACGCTGATCGCCATCGCGCTGATCGACAAGATCGGCCGCAAGCCGCTGTTGCTGATCGGATCGGCGGGTATGGCGGTGACGTTGGGCACGATGGCCGTGATCTTCGGGACCGCCCCGCAGATCGACGGTCAACCCCAGCTCAGCGGCGCCGCCGGGCCCATCGCCCTGATCGCCGCCAACCTGTTCGTGGTGGCCTTCGGCATGTCGTGGGGTCCGGTGGTGTGGGTGCTGCTCGGCGAGATGTTCCCCAACCGCATCCGCGCCGCGGCGCTGGGCCTGGCCGCCGCGGGCCAGTGGGTGGCCAACTGGCTGATCACCGTCTCGTTCCCGGAGCTGCGAAACGTGCTGGGTGCGGCGTACGGCTTCTATGCGCTGTGCGCCCTGCTGTCGTTCGTGTTCGTCTGGAAGTGGGTCGCGGAAACCAAGGGCAAGCATCTCGAGGACATGCATGCCGAGGCGATGAGCGCCTAG
- a CDS encoding HAD family phosphatase — MRAVLWDMDGTLVDSEKLWDIAMHALYARMGGVLTAEVRESTVGGSSETVMRIVYDDLGLEPDPAAMAESADWLHDYTGELFEQGLPWRPGAQEMLDALTAAGVPMALVTNTRRGLTERALKSIGSHYFTVSVCGDEVDRAKPAPDPYLRAAHLLGVPAEHCLAVEDSVTGTAAAEAAGCPVLVVPNDVEVPAGPVRRHVASLTQLDVAGLRAVFDELNSQAGERTA, encoded by the coding sequence ATGCGTGCGGTGCTGTGGGATATGGACGGCACCCTCGTCGACTCCGAAAAACTGTGGGACATCGCCATGCACGCGCTGTATGCGCGCATGGGCGGGGTGCTGACCGCGGAGGTCCGTGAGTCGACGGTCGGCGGTTCGTCCGAGACCGTGATGCGCATCGTCTACGACGATTTGGGTCTGGAGCCCGACCCGGCGGCGATGGCCGAATCGGCGGACTGGTTGCACGACTACACGGGTGAGCTGTTCGAGCAGGGCCTGCCGTGGCGCCCCGGGGCACAGGAGATGCTCGACGCTCTCACCGCCGCGGGCGTCCCGATGGCGCTGGTGACCAACACCCGGCGGGGGCTGACCGAGCGCGCACTGAAAAGCATTGGCAGTCATTACTTCACCGTGAGTGTCTGTGGTGACGAGGTGGACCGGGCCAAACCGGCCCCGGATCCCTACCTGCGGGCCGCTCATTTGCTCGGGGTGCCCGCCGAGCACTGTCTGGCCGTTGAGGATTCGGTCACCGGCACCGCGGCCGCCGAAGCCGCCGGGTGCCCGGTATTGGTGGTACCGAACGACGTCGAGGTGCCCGCGGGCCCGGTGCGCCGGCACGTGGCGTCGCTGACGCAGCTCGACGTGGCGGGCCTTCGCGCGGTGTTCGACGAACTGAATTCCCAAGCCGGAGAACGCACCGCCTGA